In Oryza sativa Japonica Group chromosome 3, ASM3414082v1, one DNA window encodes the following:
- the LOC4332325 gene encoding mitogen-activated protein kinase kinase kinase 1 translates to MGPPAAPPSPSSSSGGSSRRRRRLERRNAAKHIGYDASNFCAYPQSPPAASAPASGSPSLACSPACSLDLTSFRIGGSGDGCRDVQLLCSSLGLSGVDDFAVPVADWEAHKAGRSSFSSSASTPKPREEPPARDSPVRREVAAEEEPPSLPAPAAAPVLPAKETPRSVAIEAPAPLLRVDPWEPARPDVRKASGEGGIKGVRPPPVVLKPPPSMVRPAVCVVESTWDILRSFAPEEDSHAHAPASRSGGDSACQDAGEEEDDAAAVLTLEELRLGETSEEFTGTSSLSTTNDDETSSTTTESMFYISPNGRFRRKIRSWNRGMLLGSGSFGTVFEGISDEGVFFAVKEVCLCDQGSNAQQCIFQLEQEIALLSQFEHENIVQYYGTDKEDSKLYIFLELVTQGSLASLYQKYRLRDTHVSAYTRQILNGLTYLHERNIVHRDIKCANILVHANGSVKLADFGLAKEITKFNVLKSCKGTVYWMAPEVVNPKTTYGPEADIWSLGCTVLEMLTRQLPYPGLEWTQALYRIGKGEPPAIPNCLSRDARDFISQCVKPNPQDRPSAAKLLEHPFVNRSMRSIRSMRTSSRSNSSVRGING, encoded by the exons ATGgggccgcccgccgcgccgccgtcgccgtcgtcgtcgtctgggGGCTCgtcgaggcggcgccgccggctcgAACGCCGGAACGCCGCGAAGCACATCGGATACGACGCCTCGAACTTCTGCGCCTACCCGCAGTCCCCGCCCGCCGCGTCCGCGCCTGCGTCCGGGTCGCCGTCGCTCGCCTGCTCCCCGGCGTGCTCCCTCGACCTCACGAGCTTCCGGATcggcgggagcggcgacggGTGCAGGGACGTGCAGCTGCTCTGCTCCAGCCTCGGCCTCTCCGGCGTCGACGActtcgccgtccccgtcgctgACTGGGAGGCGCACAAGGCCGGccgctcctccttctcctcctccgcctccacccccAAGCCGCGCGAGGAACCCCCCGCGAGGGACTCTCCTGTCCGCCGCGAGGttgccgccgaggaggagccGCCCTCCCTGCCCGCCCCCGCCGCTGCTCCCGTGCTCCCGGCGAAGGAAACGCCCAGGTCCGTGGCAATTGAAGCTCCAGCGCCCCTATTACGGGTGGATCCGTGGGAGCCAGCCCGTCCAGATGTGAGGAAGGCGAGCGGCGAGGGAGGGATCAAGGgcgtgcggccgccgccggtcgtgctcaagccgccgccgtcgatggtACGGCCGGCGGTCTGCGTGGTGGAGTCCACGTGGGATATCTTGCGGTCGTTCGCGCCGGAGGAGGATAGCCATGCTCACGCCCCGGCGAGCAGATCTGGTGGTGATTCCGCATGCCAGGACGcgggtgaggaggaggatgatgcGGCCGCGGTGTTGACGCTGGAGGAGCTCAGGCTAGGGGAGACGTCCGAGGAATTCACGGGCACGTCTTCGCTGTCGACGACGAACGATGACGAGACGTCGAGCACAACCACCGAGTCCATGTTCTACATCTCGCCGAATGGGAGGTTTAGGAGGAAGATCCGGTCGTGGAACCGGGGGATGCTCCTGGGAAGTGGCTCGTTTGGGACAGTCTTCGAGGGGATCAGCGA CGAAGGTGTCTTCTTTGCTGTCAAAGAGGTCTGCTTGTGTGATCAAGGGAGCAATGCACAGCAGTGCATTTTTCAGCTTGAGCAG GAAATCGCACTTTTGAGTCAGTTTGAACATGAAAATATTGTGCAGTACTATGGTACCGACAAA GAGGACTCAAAACTGTACATCTTCCTTGAATTAGTCACCCAAGGATCTCTTGCATCTTTGTATCAGAAGTACAGACTGCGAGATACTCATGTTTCAGCATATACAAGACAGATTCTTAATGGGTTGACTTACCTGCATGAGCGAAACATTGTTCATAG GGATATCAAATGTGCCAATATATTGGTGCATGCCAATGGATCCGTGAAACTTGCTGACTTTGGTCTTGCTAAGGAG ATTACCAAATTCAACGTGCTTAAATCGTGCAAAGGAACTGTTTATTGGATGGCACCTGAG GTTGTCAATCCCAAGACAACATATGGACCTGAAGCTGATATATGGAGTCTGGGCTGCACAGTCCTAGAGATGTTGACACGTCAACTTCCCTATCCTGGTCTGGAATGG ACACAAGCTTTATACAGGATTGGGAAGGGGGAACCACCAGCAATTCCAAATTGCCTTTCTAGGGATGCTCGTGATTTTATAAGCCAGTGCGTAAAACCCAATCCGCAAGACAGACCCTCTGCAGCAAAGCTGCTGGAGCATCCTTTCGTTAATAGGTCAATGCGGTCGATAAGGTCTATGAGGACATCTTCGCGCTCAAATTCATCGGTACGCGGCATAAATGGATAG